Proteins co-encoded in one Blastocatellia bacterium genomic window:
- a CDS encoding YifB family Mg chelatase-like AAA ATPase, protein MLCKSLSAALYGIDAYLVDVEVDLSPQAGDQSSVFIMVGLPDAAVRESRERIRAAINNCGYCFPIHRVTVNLAPADMKKEGSSFDLPIAMSILGANGEFDQQRLEDTLLVGELSLDGRVRPIKGALPMAVAAQERGLRRMILPEENASEAAVVTGLAIYPVATLQQVVDIITASEPPPPLRVNVDQLLADINRYSVDFSDVKGQLHAKRALEIACAGAHNILMIGPPGSGKTMLAKRIPTILPPLSFEEAITVTKIHSVAGLTDRKGLVTTRPFRAPHHTISDAGLIGGGAVPRPGEVSLAHNGVLFLDELPEFDRNVLEVLRQPMEDGRVTISRAAVSLTFPSCFMLAAAMNPCPCGYWGSSVRECTCSPLKIERYVAKISGPLLDRIDIHIDVPAVKFKELSSNVKGETSDVIRQRVVQARQVQMKRFAGQGIYANSQMPSRLLRQYCQIDDDSRQILEHAIARLGLSARAYDRILKVSRTIADMAGCERIRPEHISEAIQYRSLDRNYWT, encoded by the coding sequence ATGCTATGCAAATCATTGAGTGCCGCTCTCTACGGCATAGATGCTTATCTGGTTGATGTTGAGGTTGACTTGTCACCGCAAGCTGGCGATCAAAGTTCCGTCTTCATCATGGTCGGCTTGCCGGACGCAGCGGTGCGCGAGAGCCGCGAACGAATTCGCGCAGCCATCAATAACTGCGGCTACTGTTTTCCGATTCATCGCGTGACCGTCAATCTGGCGCCTGCCGACATGAAAAAAGAAGGGTCCAGCTTCGACCTGCCGATCGCCATGAGTATCCTCGGCGCGAACGGAGAATTCGATCAACAGCGGTTGGAGGATACGCTCCTGGTTGGGGAATTGTCGCTCGATGGACGGGTCCGCCCGATCAAAGGGGCGTTGCCGATGGCAGTCGCTGCTCAGGAACGTGGTCTGCGCCGTATGATTCTACCTGAAGAAAACGCTTCTGAAGCGGCCGTGGTGACTGGCCTGGCCATCTATCCTGTAGCGACGTTGCAGCAGGTTGTTGACATCATCACAGCGAGCGAGCCACCGCCGCCGTTGCGCGTCAACGTTGACCAACTGCTGGCCGACATCAATCGCTACAGCGTGGACTTTAGCGATGTCAAAGGCCAGTTACACGCCAAGCGGGCATTGGAAATTGCTTGCGCCGGCGCTCACAACATCCTGATGATCGGTCCACCGGGCAGCGGCAAAACGATGCTGGCTAAGCGAATTCCTACCATTTTGCCGCCGCTCTCGTTTGAAGAAGCGATCACCGTCACCAAGATTCACAGCGTCGCCGGCTTGACCGACCGTAAGGGATTGGTCACCACACGCCCATTTCGCGCGCCTCACCATACCATCAGCGACGCCGGTTTGATCGGCGGCGGCGCTGTGCCACGACCGGGTGAAGTCAGCTTAGCGCATAACGGCGTGCTCTTCCTGGATGAACTGCCTGAATTTGATCGAAACGTGCTGGAAGTGCTGCGTCAACCGATGGAAGATGGCCGGGTCACCATCAGTCGGGCTGCTGTGTCGTTGACGTTCCCATCTTGTTTCATGTTGGCTGCGGCGATGAATCCGTGTCCGTGCGGCTACTGGGGTTCATCAGTCAGGGAGTGCACCTGCTCGCCGCTCAAGATCGAGCGATACGTCGCAAAAATTTCCGGGCCCTTGCTGGATCGCATTGACATTCATATTGACGTGCCTGCTGTTAAATTCAAAGAGCTCTCTTCAAACGTCAAAGGCGAAACATCCGACGTGATTCGTCAGCGCGTGGTGCAGGCTCGGCAGGTGCAAATGAAGCGATTCGCCGGCCAGGGCATTTACGCCAACTCACAGATGCCATCACGGCTGCTGCGTCAGTATTGTCAGATTGACGATGACTCGCGGCAGATACTGGAGCATGCCATTGCTCGATTGGGCTTGTCAGCGCGAGCCTATGACCGTATCCTTAAGGTGAGCCGGACAATCGCCGATATGGCTGGATGCGAGCGCATCCGGCCGGAGCACATCTCAGAAGCCATCCAATACCGCAGTCTCGACCGGAATTACTGGACATAA